In Alphaproteobacteria bacterium, the following are encoded in one genomic region:
- a CDS encoding PAS domain-containing protein has protein sequence MATVGTQDGWAYTAHALTTDSADFEQFGSALAIWRAKAPAGGLPRKRDFSALDFRSWLGRVIIYEVQRAPFDLRFRLCGTDIVNYLRSENTGRLFSEIYGHVPGHRVALAYFEHLADNRVIGFSGGPMAWERMDYATGQCLDLPVLDDAGRVGFFFTFMRLGGDEMAFPARLMPDAPAHAWRRARAEDDDILVEGLAL, from the coding sequence ATGGCGACCGTCGGCACACAGGACGGCTGGGCCTATACCGCCCACGCGTTGACCACCGATTCCGCCGACTTCGAGCAGTTCGGCTCGGCGCTGGCCATCTGGCGTGCCAAGGCGCCCGCCGGCGGGCTGCCGCGCAAGCGCGACTTTTCGGCGCTGGATTTCCGCAGCTGGCTCGGCCGGGTGATCATCTACGAGGTCCAGCGCGCGCCGTTCGACCTGCGCTTCCGGCTGTGCGGCACCGACATCGTCAACTACCTGCGCAGCGAGAACACCGGACGTCTGTTCAGCGAGATCTATGGCCATGTCCCGGGCCACCGGGTCGCGCTCGCCTATTTCGAGCATCTGGCCGACAACCGTGTGATCGGCTTCTCCGGCGGTCCGATGGCGTGGGAACGGATGGACTATGCCACCGGCCAGTGCCTTGACCTGCCGGTGCTCGACGATGCCGGCCGGGTCGGCTTCTTCTTCACCTTCATGCGTCTCGGCGGCGACGAGATGGCCTTCCCGGCCAGGCTGATGCCGGACGCGCCGGCGCACGCATGGCGGCGCGCCCGGGCGGAAGACGACGACATTCTCGTCGAAGGCCTGGCCCTCTAG
- a CDS encoding enoyl-CoA hydratase/isomerase family protein yields MTDTPVAFARDGGIGLVTLRNERALNALTLDMIHLVGPRLEAWRGDPGVGCVVIEGAGERAFCAGGDVRAVALATRAADRTLTRAFFWHEYRLNRSIATLGKPYVALIDGITMGGGVGLSAHGSMQVATERTVWAMPETAIGFFPDVGASHVLNRLEPAMAAFLALTGWRLHAGELLSLGLATHYVPSARLEALKHGMAQAPDDPATVAAGHAAPAPQSALDPHLETIAGAFAGTTVDSILDALDRDGGAFAAKAAATIRSMSPTSCKVTLAQLRRTRGLDLDACLRLEFRMSQHFMAGHDFYEGIRALLLDKDQAPRWQPSALAGVSDADVDAYFAALPGGELQFGGGEG; encoded by the coding sequence ATGACAGACACACCGGTTGCCTTTGCCAGGGACGGCGGCATCGGCCTCGTCACGCTGCGCAACGAACGCGCGCTGAACGCGCTGACGCTCGACATGATCCACCTGGTCGGGCCGCGGCTGGAGGCCTGGCGCGGCGACCCGGGGGTGGGCTGCGTCGTGATTGAAGGCGCCGGCGAGCGGGCCTTCTGTGCCGGCGGCGACGTGCGGGCAGTGGCGCTGGCCACCCGGGCCGCCGACCGCACGCTGACCCGTGCGTTTTTCTGGCACGAGTACCGGCTCAACCGATCGATCGCGACCCTGGGCAAGCCCTATGTCGCGCTGATCGACGGAATCACGATGGGCGGCGGCGTCGGGCTTTCCGCACACGGCAGCATGCAGGTGGCGACCGAGCGGACGGTCTGGGCGATGCCGGAGACGGCGATCGGGTTCTTCCCCGACGTTGGCGCCAGCCACGTGCTCAACCGGCTGGAGCCTGCGATGGCGGCCTTCCTGGCGCTGACCGGCTGGCGGCTGCACGCGGGCGAGCTGCTGTCGCTGGGTCTCGCCACCCACTACGTGCCTTCCGCACGCCTGGAAGCGCTGAAGCACGGGATGGCGCAGGCGCCCGACGACCCGGCCACGGTCGCCGCCGGCCACGCCGCGCCGGCACCGCAGTCGGCGCTCGACCCGCATCTGGAGACGATTGCCGGAGCGTTCGCCGGCACGACGGTCGACTCGATCCTGGACGCGCTGGACCGCGACGGCGGCGCGTTCGCCGCCAAGGCGGCGGCGACGATCCGGTCGATGTCGCCGACCAGTTGCAAGGTGACGCTTGCGCAGCTGCGCCGGACGCGCGGGCTGGACCTCGACGCCTGCCTGCGGCTGGAGTTCCGCATGAGCCAGCATTTCATGGCCGGGCACGACTTCTACGAGGGCATCCGGGCGCTGCTGCTCGATAAGGACCAGGCGCCGCGCTGGCAGCCGTCGGCCCTGGCGGGCGTGTCGGATGCTGATGTCGATGCCTATTTCGCGGCGCTGCCCGGCGGCGAGCTGCAATTCGGTGGGGGAGAGGGCTGA
- a CDS encoding Fe(3+) ABC transporter substrate-binding protein, which yields MADNRPFMALAVALALGGAATGAAAQDNVVNVYSARHYDTDMALYDEFTAETGITVNLIEADADELIERIAREGANSPADVFITVDAGRLWRATEAGVLAPIRSEILEAAVPASLRHPEGYWFGISKRARLIFYNHETVDDPSRIQTYEALADPELGYTICVRSSGNIYNQSLLAALIAEMGEEQAEAWAAGVVANMGRDPEGGDRDQLAGAANGECDIAVSNHYYFTRMVADDDPDIQAIVAALTPIFPNQTGRGTHVNISGAGVVATAPHRDAAVAFLEYLLSPRAQEYFAAGNYELPVSPEASLAPEVEQVLAMAGVGPDFKQDPLNLAVLGENNPLAVMIFDRVSWK from the coding sequence ATGGCCGACAACAGGCCGTTCATGGCACTGGCCGTGGCGCTTGCGCTGGGTGGTGCGGCGACCGGCGCCGCGGCACAGGACAACGTCGTCAACGTGTACAGCGCACGCCACTACGACACCGACATGGCGCTCTACGACGAGTTCACCGCCGAAACCGGCATCACGGTCAACCTGATCGAGGCCGATGCCGACGAGCTGATCGAGCGGATCGCACGCGAGGGCGCCAACAGCCCGGCGGACGTGTTCATCACCGTGGACGCCGGTCGGCTGTGGCGCGCGACCGAGGCCGGGGTTCTCGCACCGATCCGGTCCGAGATCCTCGAGGCGGCGGTGCCGGCGAGCCTGCGTCACCCCGAAGGCTACTGGTTCGGCATTTCGAAGCGCGCGCGGCTGATCTTCTACAACCACGAAACGGTCGACGATCCGTCGCGGATCCAGACCTACGAGGCGCTGGCGGATCCGGAGCTCGGCTACACCATCTGCGTACGCAGCTCCGGCAACATCTACAACCAGTCGCTGCTGGCGGCCCTGATCGCCGAGATGGGCGAAGAGCAGGCCGAAGCGTGGGCGGCCGGGGTGGTCGCCAACATGGGCCGCGACCCGGAGGGCGGCGACCGCGACCAGCTGGCGGGCGCGGCCAACGGCGAATGCGACATCGCCGTCTCGAACCACTATTACTTCACCCGCATGGTCGCCGACGACGATCCGGACATCCAGGCGATCGTCGCCGCGCTGACGCCGATCTTCCCGAACCAGACCGGCCGCGGCACCCACGTCAACATCTCGGGCGCCGGCGTGGTGGCGACCGCCCCGCACCGGGACGCCGCCGTGGCGTTCCTGGAGTATCTGCTCTCGCCGCGCGCGCAGGAGTATTTCGCCGCCGGCAACTATGAGCTGCCGGTCTCGCCCGAAGCCAGCCTGGCGCCGGAGGTCGAGCAGGTGCTGGCGATGGCGGGCGTCGGTCCCGACTTCAAGCAGGATCCGCTCAACCTGGCG
- a CDS encoding endonuclease/exonuclease/phosphatase family protein, protein MTIRVFDVMSGVAGERAALGQTARRVLGCAILLLAGATVCALLATLWWPFDLATHFRMHYFVAALVLLALCILWRQYLGGALVLLCGAVHAVWLAPLLLPIGSGSAVGATGRPFRVATVNVSESNTTPGRVLAVIDALQPDILALQETTVWWPEAPASLLEAYPYQAPLAWDLGRSVTLISRFPITAHQMWDGGGLRVQFPVLTVDVDGRPVTVIAVHPSYGIGHVYSDARAAYMANLAEAVRQSPYPVIVVGDFNSTPFSPVFAGLLDATGMRNAAAGFGHFATWPAMLGPFGIPIDNVLVSPEFATEAVATGPATGSDHLPLVVDLRLGASGR, encoded by the coding sequence ATGACCATAAGGGTCTTCGACGTCATGAGCGGTGTCGCGGGCGAGCGTGCGGCGCTGGGCCAGACCGCGCGGCGGGTGCTGGGCTGCGCGATCCTGCTGCTGGCCGGCGCGACCGTCTGCGCGCTGCTGGCCACGCTGTGGTGGCCGTTCGACCTCGCGACTCACTTCCGGATGCACTATTTCGTCGCCGCCCTGGTGCTGCTGGCGCTGTGCATCCTGTGGCGGCAGTATCTCGGCGGCGCGCTGGTGCTGCTGTGCGGTGCCGTCCATGCCGTCTGGCTTGCGCCGCTGCTGCTGCCGATCGGAAGCGGCTCCGCCGTCGGCGCCACCGGACGGCCGTTCCGCGTCGCCACGGTCAACGTCAGCGAGAGCAACACGACGCCGGGCCGGGTGCTGGCGGTCATCGACGCCCTGCAGCCTGACATCCTGGCATTGCAGGAGACCACCGTGTGGTGGCCCGAGGCTCCGGCCAGCCTGCTCGAGGCCTATCCCTATCAGGCCCCGCTGGCCTGGGATCTCGGCCGCTCGGTGACGCTGATCAGCCGCTTCCCGATCACCGCCCACCAGATGTGGGACGGCGGCGGACTGCGCGTGCAGTTTCCCGTGCTGACCGTCGACGTCGACGGGCGGCCGGTGACGGTGATCGCCGTCCACCCGAGCTACGGCATCGGCCACGTCTACAGCGACGCCCGCGCCGCCTACATGGCCAATCTGGCCGAGGCCGTGCGCCAGTCGCCCTATCCGGTGATCGTTGTCGGCGATTTCAACTCGACCCCGTTCTCGCCGGTGTTCGCCGGCCTGCTCGATGCCACCGGCATGCGCAACGCGGCCGCCGGCTTCGGGCATTTCGCCACCTGGCCGGCGATGCTCGGCCCGTTCGGCATCCCGATCGACAACGTGCTGGTGTCGCCGGAATTCGCGACCGAGGCGGTCGCAACCGGGCCGGCGACCGGGTCCGATCACCTGCCGCTGGTCGTCGATCTCAGGCTCGGCGCCAGCGGGCGCTGA
- a CDS encoding multidrug efflux SMR transporter, translating into MSWLFLVMAITLEVAGTTCMKLSDGFTRLTPSVLVFVLYAAAFTLLVFTLKRLELGLTYAIWSGVGTAATAVIGIVFFDEAATLLKLGFIGIIIVGVVGLYLVGNEA; encoded by the coding sequence ATGAGCTGGCTGTTTCTGGTCATGGCGATCACGCTGGAGGTGGCGGGAACCACCTGCATGAAGCTGTCCGACGGCTTCACCCGGCTGACGCCGAGCGTGCTGGTGTTCGTGCTCTATGCCGCTGCCTTCACCCTGCTGGTGTTCACGCTGAAGCGGCTGGAACTGGGCCTGACCTATGCCATCTGGTCCGGCGTCGGCACCGCCGCGACGGCGGTGATCGGCATCGTGTTCTTCGACGAGGCGGCGACCCTGCTGAAGCTCGGATTCATCGGGATCATCATCGTTGGCGTGGTCGGCCTGTACCTGGTCGGCAACGAGGCCTGA
- a CDS encoding glycosyltransferase family 9 protein, producing the protein MSRILFLGPTHLGDAAVASGLIDHLSRTDPGARITLVCGRLAAPILANTPGVERVIVFTKRRFHRHWLDIWRQCVGTRWDWVIDLRASGIGYMLLARRRSVYAPKAERHGHRTARWAHVMGLAELPRPRLHATAEQQATADALVPDGGPVIALAPRAAWIGKIWPIERFAALAERLTAASGPFPDARIAVFGGPGERDAVLPLLESIPESRRIDLVGRIDLMTAYAALTRCALFVGNDSGLLYLSVAADIPAVALVGPSLTLFGPEQPPLVAPWARKVAVARTPTTYDEFVSAEGYDHRRTGSLMGTLEVDAVEAVTLALLARLAQPDRPVHAGR; encoded by the coding sequence ATGTCGCGAATCCTGTTTCTCGGCCCCACCCATCTCGGCGATGCAGCGGTGGCCTCCGGCCTGATCGATCACCTGTCGCGCACCGACCCCGGCGCGCGCATCACGCTGGTCTGCGGCCGCCTGGCGGCGCCGATCCTGGCCAATACGCCGGGCGTCGAGCGCGTCATCGTGTTCACCAAGCGCCGCTTCCACCGGCACTGGCTGGACATCTGGCGCCAGTGCGTCGGCACGCGGTGGGACTGGGTCATCGACCTGCGCGCGTCGGGCATCGGGTACATGCTGCTGGCCCGCCGCCGCTCGGTCTATGCACCGAAGGCGGAGCGGCACGGCCATCGCACCGCGCGCTGGGCCCACGTCATGGGTCTGGCCGAGTTGCCGCGCCCGCGGCTGCACGCCACCGCCGAGCAACAGGCCACAGCCGACGCGCTGGTGCCGGACGGCGGACCGGTGATCGCGCTGGCGCCGCGTGCTGCCTGGATCGGCAAGATCTGGCCGATCGAGCGATTCGCCGCCCTGGCCGAGCGCCTGACCGCGGCATCGGGACCGTTTCCCGACGCACGGATCGCCGTGTTCGGCGGCCCGGGCGAGCGCGACGCGGTCCTGCCGCTGCTGGAATCGATCCCGGAGTCCCGGCGCATCGACCTGGTCGGCCGCATCGACCTGATGACCGCCTATGCCGCGCTGACGCGCTGCGCCCTGTTCGTCGGCAACGATTCCGGCCTGCTCTATCTGTCGGTCGCCGCCGACATTCCGGCCGTCGCGCTGGTCGGACCCAGCCTGACCCTGTTCGGGCCGGAGCAGCCGCCGCTGGTGGCACCGTGGGCCCGCAAGGTCGCGGTCGCCCGCACGCCGACCACCTATGACGAGTTCGTCTCAGCAGAAGGCTACGATCACCGCCGCACCGGATCGCTGATGGGCACGCTCGAGGTCGACGCGGTCGAAGCGGTGACCCTGGCGCTGCTCGCGCGGCTGGCGCAACCGGATCGGCCGGTGCACGCGGGCCGCTAG
- a CDS encoding ABA4-like family protein produces the protein MDWESWFGIGGQLAAAGWLVLIVAPRRWRLLNAVPRYAIPLALSLGYAVLILVWFGEADGGFGSLAAVKALMASDPVLLAGWVHYLAFDLFVGGWIARDADRRGLSRLVQAPILALTFMFGPIGLASYLCLAALWRRMRAAAARTAPLAGAPA, from the coding sequence ATGGATTGGGAGAGTTGGTTCGGCATCGGCGGACAGTTGGCGGCGGCCGGCTGGCTGGTGCTGATCGTTGCACCGCGCCGCTGGCGTTTGCTGAATGCCGTGCCGCGCTATGCCATTCCGCTGGCATTGTCGCTGGGCTACGCGGTGTTGATCCTGGTCTGGTTCGGCGAGGCCGATGGCGGTTTCGGCTCGCTGGCGGCGGTGAAGGCGCTGATGGCCAGCGACCCGGTGCTGCTGGCCGGCTGGGTGCACTACCTCGCCTTCGATCTGTTCGTCGGCGGCTGGATCGCCCGCGACGCGGACCGGCGTGGCCTTTCGCGGCTGGTCCAGGCACCGATCCTCGCGCTTACCTTCATGTTCGGCCCGATCGGGCTGGCCAGCTATCTTTGCCTTGCCGCGCTATGGCGGCGGATGCGCGCGGCGGCGGCTCGTACGGCGCCGTTGGCGGGGGCGCCGGCATGA
- a CDS encoding LacI family DNA-binding transcriptional regulator, with product MKSIPQAPSRRRPTIRAVADLAGVSQTTVSFVINDKPGAAISEATRRRVWDAVEELDYRPNHAARVLSTRKSNLIGFISDRIASGAYGGQSVLGAQSVAWSKGRLLLIVDTDADEAIEEAAIDQLMRRQVDGMLVGAFSLRAWRPPAMLLELPTVLINCFDPDGRFPCVIADEYEGGRSVAAHLVAAGHRRIGLVYGEPEAEAGVRRRDGFRDGLERAGLGDNRALEVTTNWFPDGGRHGIAELLDRDDPPTAVFCISDWVAMGAYQEIQRRGLRIPDDIAVVGYDDQEFAAGLQPPLTTLALPHAQIGRRAAEMLLAHRGDRPLPPETVKVACPLVRRDSA from the coding sequence ATGAAGAGCATCCCGCAGGCGCCATCGCGCCGGCGGCCGACCATTCGTGCGGTCGCCGACCTGGCCGGTGTGTCGCAGACGACCGTTTCCTTCGTGATCAACGACAAGCCCGGTGCCGCCATTTCCGAGGCGACGCGCCGTCGCGTCTGGGATGCGGTCGAGGAGCTGGATTATCGGCCCAACCATGCCGCGCGTGTGCTCAGCACCCGCAAGTCGAACCTGATCGGATTCATCTCCGACCGCATCGCATCCGGCGCCTATGGCGGACAGAGCGTGCTCGGTGCCCAGTCGGTGGCGTGGTCGAAGGGCCGCCTGCTGCTGATCGTCGACACCGACGCCGACGAGGCGATCGAGGAGGCCGCCATCGACCAGCTGATGCGGCGCCAGGTCGACGGCATGCTGGTCGGCGCCTTTTCCCTGCGCGCCTGGCGGCCGCCGGCGATGCTGCTGGAGCTGCCGACGGTGTTGATCAACTGCTTCGACCCCGACGGCCGGTTTCCCTGCGTGATCGCGGACGAATACGAGGGCGGCCGCAGCGTGGCCGCGCATCTGGTCGCCGCCGGCCACCGGCGGATCGGGCTGGTCTACGGCGAACCGGAAGCGGAGGCCGGCGTGCGCCGGCGCGACGGTTTCCGCGACGGGCTGGAGCGGGCCGGCCTCGGCGACAATCGGGCGCTGGAGGTGACGACCAACTGGTTCCCCGATGGCGGCCGGCACGGCATTGCTGAGCTGCTGGACCGCGACGACCCGCCGACGGCGGTGTTCTGCATCAGCGACTGGGTGGCGATGGGCGCCTATCAGGAGATCCAGCGTCGTGGCCTGCGCATCCCCGACGATATCGCCGTGGTCGGTTACGACGACCAGGAGTTCGCCGCCGGCCTGCAGCCGCCCTTGACCACTCTGGCGCTGCCGCATGCCCAGATCGGCCGCCGGGCCGCGGAGATGCTGCTGGCGCATCGCGGCGACCGGCCGCTTCCGCCGGAAACCGTCAAGGTCGCCTGTCCTCTGGTGCGACGGGACTCCGCCTAG
- a CDS encoding MarR family winged helix-turn-helix transcriptional regulator: MTATYFETVLLIERLHRHFLDVVKVELDRRGIEDINNVQALILYNVGDDDLTVGELTLRGYYLGSNVSYNVKKMVENGYLLQERSTHDRRSVRVRLAEKGLALRAAMTEVFEGHVAALKDHNISAEALTEVNVSLRRLERFWTNMADFAMRAPRIAA, translated from the coding sequence ATGACTGCCACCTATTTCGAGACGGTGCTGCTGATCGAACGCCTGCACCGTCACTTCCTCGACGTGGTCAAGGTCGAGCTCGACCGCCGCGGCATCGAGGACATCAACAACGTGCAGGCACTGATTCTGTACAATGTCGGCGACGACGACCTGACCGTCGGCGAGCTGACCCTGCGCGGCTACTACCTCGGCTCCAACGTCTCCTACAACGTCAAGAAGATGGTCGAGAACGGCTATCTGCTGCAGGAGCGCTCGACCCACGATCGCCGGTCGGTCCGCGTGCGCCTGGCCGAGAAGGGCCTGGCCCTGCGCGCCGCCATGACCGAGGTGTTCGAGGGCCATGTCGCCGCACTGAAGGACCACAACATCTCCGCCGAGGCGCTGACCGAGGTCAATGTCAGCCTGCGCCGGCTGGAGCGCTTCTGGACCAACATGGCCGACTTCGCGATGCGGGCGCCCCGCATCGCCGCCTGA
- the hemH gene encoding ferrochelatase produces MSPLPPDHPPVATPRIGVLLVNLSTPDATDVPAVRRYLREFLSDRRVIEVNPLVWKAILNLFILPFRPKKSAEAYRQIWDGTRNESPLRTFTRAQAEALDALFGADLPSVKVEWAMRYGNPSIASRIDVLFAQGCTRILLFPLYPQYSAATTATVCDKAFDALKAMRWQPALRTAPPYHDDPGYIAALAAGLRTHLATLDWQPEVILASFHGLPKDYFEKGDPYHCHCAKTARLLREAMGLDDRALQTTFQSRFGPREWLQPYTDVTLAELARAGVRRVAVITPGFAADCVETLEEIAIRGRETFTEAGGTHYAAVPCLNADDAHVAALAGLIRRELGGWI; encoded by the coding sequence ATGTCGCCCCTGCCCCCCGACCATCCGCCGGTAGCGACGCCGCGCATCGGCGTCCTGCTGGTCAACCTCAGCACGCCGGACGCCACCGACGTGCCCGCGGTGCGGCGTTACCTGCGCGAATTCCTCAGCGACCGGCGGGTCATCGAGGTCAACCCGCTGGTCTGGAAGGCGATCCTCAACCTGTTCATCCTGCCGTTCCGGCCGAAGAAGAGCGCGGAGGCCTATCGCCAGATCTGGGACGGCACGCGCAACGAATCGCCGCTGCGCACATTCACGCGCGCCCAGGCCGAGGCGCTCGACGCCCTGTTCGGCGCGGACCTGCCTTCGGTGAAGGTCGAATGGGCGATGCGTTATGGCAACCCGTCGATCGCCAGCCGCATCGACGTGCTGTTCGCCCAGGGCTGCACGCGCATCCTGCTGTTCCCGCTCTACCCGCAATACAGCGCCGCAACCACGGCGACGGTCTGCGACAAGGCGTTCGATGCGCTGAAGGCGATGCGCTGGCAGCCCGCACTGCGCACCGCACCGCCCTATCACGACGACCCGGGCTATATCGCCGCGCTCGCTGCCGGCCTGCGGACGCACCTGGCCACGCTCGACTGGCAGCCGGAGGTGATCCTGGCCTCGTTCCACGGGCTGCCGAAGGACTATTTCGAGAAGGGCGACCCCTATCACTGCCATTGCGCGAAGACCGCGCGGCTGCTGCGCGAGGCGATGGGCCTGGACGACCGGGCGCTGCAGACGACCTTCCAGTCCCGCTTCGGGCCGCGCGAATGGCTGCAGCCCTATACCGACGTCACGCTCGCCGAGCTCGCCCGGGCCGGCGTGCGCCGGGTCGCGGTGATCACGCCCGGATTCGCCGCCGACTGCGTTGAAACGCTGGAGGAGATCGCCATCCGCGGCCGCGAGACATTCACCGAAGCCGGCGGCACCCACTATGCCGCGGTGCCCTGCCTCAACGCCGACGACGCCCACGTCGCCGCGCTGGCTGGCCTGATCCGGCGCGAACTCGGCGGCTGGATCTGA
- the mmsB gene encoding 3-hydroxyisobutyrate dehydrogenase: MGGSRIAFLGLGNMGLPMARNLVAAENSVVGYDVGEAAQAAAVAAGLEVAATAAEAVAKADAVVTMLPAGDAVSQAYCGEGGVLASASPAALLIDSSTIDVATSRQVHAAAAAAGFAMVDAPVSGGVAAAAAGTLTFMVGGETAALQRAEPLLHAMGMTVVHAGPAGNGQAAKICNNLMLGIQMVSVCEAFLLARRLGLEDQALFDIASKASGQCWSLTSYCPVPGPVPGSPANRDYRPGFAAAMMLKDLRLSQGAAAEAGLATPLGAHAAALYEAYCTADGGAADFSGIIRWLDRNT, from the coding sequence ATGGGCGGAAGCAGGATCGCCTTCCTCGGTCTCGGCAACATGGGCTTGCCGATGGCGCGCAACCTGGTGGCGGCGGAGAACAGCGTCGTCGGCTACGACGTGGGCGAAGCGGCTCAGGCCGCCGCCGTCGCGGCGGGCCTGGAGGTGGCGGCGACGGCGGCTGAGGCGGTCGCGAAGGCCGACGCGGTCGTGACCATGCTGCCGGCCGGCGATGCGGTCAGCCAGGCCTATTGCGGCGAAGGCGGGGTGCTGGCATCGGCGTCGCCGGCTGCACTGCTGATCGACAGCTCGACCATCGACGTCGCCACATCCCGGCAGGTTCACGCCGCCGCCGCCGCGGCCGGATTCGCCATGGTCGACGCGCCGGTCTCCGGCGGCGTCGCCGCGGCCGCGGCCGGCACCCTGACCTTCATGGTCGGCGGCGAGACGGCGGCGCTGCAGCGCGCCGAGCCGCTGCTGCACGCGATGGGCATGACCGTCGTGCACGCGGGCCCGGCCGGCAACGGCCAGGCGGCGAAGATCTGCAACAACCTGATGCTCGGCATCCAGATGGTCTCGGTCTGCGAAGCCTTCCTGCTGGCGCGGCGGCTCGGCCTGGAGGACCAGGCGCTGTTCGACATTGCCAGCAAGGCGTCGGGCCAGTGCTGGTCGCTGACCAGCTATTGCCCGGTGCCCGGCCCGGTGCCCGGTTCGCCGGCCAATCGCGACTACCGGCCAGGTTTCGCCGCCGCGATGATGCTGAAGGACCTGCGGCTGTCGCAGGGCGCGGCGGCGGAAGCCGGCTTGGCGACGCCGCTCGGCGCGCACGCGGCGGCTCTCTACGAGGCGTATTGCACGGCCGACGGCGGTGCCGCGGATTTCTCCGGAATTATCCGCTGGTTGGATCGCAATACATGA
- a CDS encoding TetR/AcrR family transcriptional regulator: protein MHEKTRPPAGGSEAGAEKDTYHHGNLREALLAAATAIIDEKGLDGLSLRACAARAGVSHAAPAHHFANLRGLLTALGTIAFRRFHARIAAEQARAGGTAIERLRAAAHGYVGFAVSNPGLFRLMFSASLLDWEDAELGAAAGAA from the coding sequence ATGCACGAAAAGACACGGCCCCCGGCCGGCGGGAGCGAGGCCGGCGCCGAGAAGGACACCTATCATCACGGAAACCTGCGCGAGGCGCTGTTGGCCGCGGCAACCGCCATCATCGACGAGAAGGGCCTGGACGGCCTGTCGCTGCGGGCCTGCGCCGCGCGCGCCGGCGTTTCGCACGCCGCCCCGGCCCACCATTTCGCCAATCTGCGCGGCCTGCTGACCGCGCTCGGCACCATCGCATTCCGGCGCTTCCATGCCCGCATCGCGGCGGAACAGGCGCGTGCCGGCGGCACGGCGATCGAGCGGCTGCGCGCCGCCGCGCACGGCTATGTCGGTTTCGCGGTGAGCAATCCGGGGCTATTCCGGCTGATGTTCAGCGCGTCGCTGCTGGACTGGGAGGACGCGGAGCTGGGCGCTGCGGCCGGCGCCGCCTAG